The Schizosaccharomyces pombe strain 972h- genome assembly, chromosome: I genome contains a region encoding:
- the tif211 gene encoding translation initiation factor eIF2 alpha subunit: MSTTSCRMYENRFPEVDELVVVNVRQIQEMGAYVKLLEYDNIEGMVLLSELSRRRIRSVQKHIRVGRNEVVVVLRVDKEKGYIDLSKRRVSPEDVVKCEERFNKSKAVHSIMRHIAEKHNVPLETMYTTIGWPLYRKYGHAYDAFKLAISNPDHVFEGLEPPKSGVINDLLAQISRRLTPQPIKIRADVEVTCFGYEGINAIKAALKAAEDVHTEEVPIKVKLVAPPLYVLLTNALDKSLGLKKLEEAIGAIEKSITASNGTCTVKMKPKAVSETDELELADLMKKFEKENAEISGDEEDDQSGSE, encoded by the exons ATGTCGACGACAAGCTGCAGAATGTACGAGAATCGCTTCCCGGAAGTGGATGAACTCGTTGTTGTCAACG TTCGTCAAATCCAGGAGATGGGCGCTTATGTAAAATTGTTGGAATACGATAATATTGAAGGAATGGTTTTGCTCTCTGAGCTTTCCAGACGTCGTATTCGTTCAGTACAAAAGCATATTCGCGTTGGTCGTAATGAAGTCGTCGTGGTCTTACGTGTCGACAAGGAAAAAG GATACATCGATCTTTCAAAGCGCCGTGTTAGCCCTGAGGATGTTGTAAAGTGCGAAGAACGCTTCAACAAATCTAAGGCTGTTCATTCCATTATGCGCCATATTGCTGAGAAGCATAATGTTCCTTTGGAGACCATGTATACCACAATTGGATGGCCATTATACCGCAAATATGGACATGCTTATGACGCCTTTAAGCTTGCTATTAGTAACCCAGATCATGTCTTTGAGGGTTTAGAACCTCCCAAATCGGGTGTTATTAATGATTTGTTGGCTCAAATCTCTCGTCGTCTGACGCCTCAGCCCATTAAAATTCGTGCTGACGTTGAAGTCACTTGCTTTGGCTACGAAGGTATTAACGCTATCAAGGCCGCTTTGAAGGCTGCTGAAGATGTTCATACCGAGGAGGTTCCTATCAAAGTTAAACTTGTTGCTCCTCCACTTTACGTCCTTTTGACAAACGCATTAGATAAGTCATTGGGTCTCAAAAAGCTAGAAGAGGCAATTGGTGCAATCGAAAAATCCATTACAGCATCCAATGGTACCTGTACTGTTAAAATGAAACCCAAGGCGGTTAGTGAAACTGACGAATTGGAGCTTGCCgatttgatgaaaaaatttgaaaaggaaaatgcTGAAATCTCTGGTGATGAAGAGGATGACCAAAGCGGTTCTGAGTAA
- the png1 gene encoding chromatin modification-related protein has protein sequence MADDTAYILSEYLQTLDNVPNETKHIFDEISVKEVAVHDIWKRIQAADSQIQSYIKSHGSLTPHPKEDALYSTIREEYQKAINIQNEKVQLADRARLGLTRHIKRLDDRLAKAGHGFTAAELLNAPDYYASSPYGGYSPSGASSARQTPAPSRSGASTAGRRRTSATTRGAIQNGVYHSPYTASLADSGSTRGQKVSNATATTQLETKADSTTPNEMVSEEDMEEDNEKYCFCQQGSYGQMVACDNANCEREWFHMECVGLKAPPEGTWYCEACRDQKLVDAK, from the coding sequence ATGGCAGATGATACAGCTTACATACTAAGTGAGTATTTGCAAACGTTGGATAATGTTCCCAACGAAACAAAACACATCTTTGACGAAATTAGTGTGAAGGAAGTTGCTGTACATGACATCTGGAAGAGAATTCAAGCAGCTGATTCTCAGATTCAGTCATACATTAAATCACATGGTTCCTTGACCCCACATCCAAAAGAAGATGCTTTGTATTCGACGATTCGCGAGGAGTATCAAAAGGCAATTAATATACAGAACGAGAAAGTCCAGTTGGCGGATCGTGCCAGATTGGGACTTACACGGCACATAAAGCGATTGGATGATAGACTTGCAAAGGCCGGTCATGGATTTACAGCTGCGGAATTGTTAAATGCTCCTGACTACTATGCTTCTTCACCGTATGGTGGATACAGTCCAAGTGGTGCCTCAAGTGCTCGTCAAACACCGGCCCCTTCTCGGTCGGGAGCCTCAACAGCTGGTCGCCGTCGTACTTCAGCAACTACCAGGGGTGCAATTCAAAATGGAGTCTATCACTCTCCTTATACGGCTTCGTTGGCAGATTCTGGTTCAACTCGCGGTCAGAAGGTTTCGAATGCCACTGCAACCACCCAGTTAGAAACTAAGGCAGATTCCACAACGCCGAATGAAATGGTCTCAGAAGAAGATATGGAAGAGGATAATGAAAAGTATTGTTTTTGCCAGCAAGGATCATATGGGCAAATGGTCGCTTGTGACAATGCTAATTGTGAGCGTGAATGGTTCCATATGGAGTGTGTTGGTCTTAAAGCTCCTCCTGAAGGTACATGGTATTGCGAAGCTTGTAGGGATCAGAAGCTTGTTGATGCTAAGTAA
- the hos2 gene encoding class 1 histone deacetylase Hos2, with the protein MDTPETSTPYEQVEKGSFFSFRPQKKRVTYHLDEQVGNYHYGDKHPMKPHRITITNHLVMGYGLHNKMSVFSPRMATFGEMSEFHREDYLDFLKRVTPDNAEQFADKFQQFNIGDDCPVFDGTYEFSQRSAGASLDASRKLVQGQTDIAINWSGGLHHAKRGEASGFCYVNDIVLAILNMLRFFPRVLYIDIDIHHGDGVQQAFYESDRVLTVSFHKYNGDFFPATGNFDENGVKGGKYFALNVPLEDGIGDEQYTSLFKSIIEPTINTFQPSAIVLQCGADSLGYDRLGVFNLSIHAHGECVRFTRSFNIPMLVVGGGGYTLRNVARAWCYETSICVNEQIPSELPRETLYYEFFAPDYTLHPRLTTKIENKNTPKALEDLRIRALEQLRYLGGAPSVQMQQIPPDLTGHLEEEDERLNDEYLDKAVDVRVRG; encoded by the coding sequence ATGGATACTCCTGAGACATCCACACCTTATGAACAAGTTGAAAAGGGGTCTTTTTTTAGCTTTCGACCTCAAAAAAAGCGTGTCACATATCACTTAGATGAACAGGTGGGAAACTACCACTATGGTGACAAACATCCAATGAAGCCCCATCGAATTACCATTACAAATCATTTAGTGATGGGTTATGGGTTGCATAACAAAATGAGTGTATTCAGCCCCCGGATGGCAACTTTTGGTGAAATGTCAGAATTTCATAGGGAGGATTATTTGGATTTCCTTAAGCGCGTTACTCCTGATAATGCTGAACAATTTGCTGATAAGTTCCAACAATTCAATATTGGTGATGACTGTCCGGTCTTTGACGGCACTTATGAATTTTCTCAAAGGTCGGCAGGCGCTAGTTTGGATGCTTCTCGGAAGTTAGTGCAAGGTCAAACAGACATTGCTATCAATTGGAGCGGTGGTCTCCATCATGCAAAGCGTGGTGAGGCTAGTGGATTCTGCTATGTTAATGATATTGTTCTAGCAATTTTGAACATGCTACGGTTTTTTCCTCGCGTTTTGTATATCGATATCGATATTCATCATGGAGATGGTGTGCAGCAAGCATTCTATGAATCTGACCGCGTGTTGACGGTTTCTTTTCACAAGTATAATGgtgatttttttcctgCAACTGGtaattttgatgaaaatggcGTGAAAGGAGGGAaatattttgctttaaacGTTCCTTTGGAAGATGGTATTGGTGATGAACAGTACACTAGTCTTTTCAAATCCATAATTGAACCAACTATCAATACTTTTCAACCTTCTGCAATTGTCCTTCAGTGTGGTGCTGATTCGCTTGGTTATGATCGGCTCGGCGTGTTCAATCTGAGCATCCATGCACATGGGGAATGTGTTAGATTTACCCGTTCATTCAATATACCCATGCTTGTAGTTGGAGGTGGTGGTTATACTCTTAGAAATGTTGCTAGAGCGTGGTGTTATGAAACTTCCATATGTGTAAACGAACAAATACCTTCAGAATTACCTCGTGAAACTTTGTATTACGAATTTTTCGCACCAGATTACACCCTCCATCCGCGATTAACCACGAagatagaaaataaaaatacacCGAAAGCTCTTGAAGATCTTCGAATACGGGCCTTGGAGCAATTACGTTACTTAGGAGGAGCGCCAAGCGTTCAGATGCAGCAAATTCCACCAGACTTAACTGGGCatttggaagaagaagacgaACGGTTGAATGATGAATACTTAGACAAAGCTGTGGATGTTCGCGTTCGAGGCTga
- the frs2 gene encoding phenylalanine--tRNA (Phe) ligase alpha subunit Frs2 — translation MSKLEALQVFLLEKLNEKNEIPNTSHLEFDGKKLGPQEAQSAILSLAAKNMIEFSRHEIEIYNLTAEGENICANGSHEAKVYNEICASMSGLNIGELKKKLGNSAGIGQGRAFKLGWIKKDGDKLVKNTDSITDETPKVLSEIKEHGTISDSKTLTDLKKRKLVERNKIMYFSLRKGPNFSLQIEKLNTDLTAEMITSRSWESAKFKSYNFAAEGIPPAGGCLHPLMKVREEFRKFFFELGFEEMPTNNFVESGFWNFDALFVPQQHSARDAQDTFFLKVPASTDKLPDPEYVARVKATHENGGETKGIGYRAPFSLEETRKLVLRTHTTAVSANMLYKLAQNGFHPAKYFSIDRVFRNETVDATHLAEFHQVEGVICDRNITLGDLIGFLEVFFGKMNVKNLRFKPAYNPYTEPSLEVFSYHEKLGKWVEVGNSGMFRPEMLEPMGLPKDVRCLGFGLSLERPTMIKYGVADIRQLIGPKVNLDLIEASPAVRLDKEE, via the exons ATGTCAAAGCTTGAAGCCCTTCAAGTTTTCCTGCTTGAAAAGctaaacgaaaaaaatgaaattccAAACACCAGTCATTTGGAATTCGATGGGAAGAAGTTAGGTCCTCAAGAAGCTCAATCGGCGATTTTGTCATTAGCTGCTAAAAACAtgattgaattttcaagacatgaaattgaaatttacaatttgaCTGCAGAGGGTGAAAACATTTGCGCAAATGGTTCTCATGAAGCCAAAGtttataatgaaatttgCGCTTCTATGAGCGGTTTAAATATTGGGGAACTCAAG aaaaaattgggGAATTCGGCTGGTATTGGTCAAGGAAGAGCCTTTAAACTCGGTTGGATTAAGAAAGATGGAGACAAGCTTGTTAAAAAT ACTGATTCCATTACAGATGAGACCCCTAAGGTCCTTAGTGAAATTAAGGAACATGGAACTATCTCTGACAGTAAGACGTTAACTGatttgaagaagagaaagCTTGTTGAACGTAACAAAATTATGTACTTCTCTTTGAGGAAAGGTCCAAATTTCTCGcttcaaattgaaaaactgAACACCGATTTAACTGCTGAGATGATCACCTCTCGATCATGGGAAAGTGCCAAGTTTAAATCTTACAACTTTGCAGCTGAAGGTATACCTCCAGCTGGTGGATGTCTTCATCCTTTGATGAAAGTACGTGAAGAATTCcgtaaatttttcttcgaaTTGggttttgaagaaatgcCAACCAACAATTTTGTTGAAAGTGGATTTTGGAACTTTGATGCTTTATTTGTCCCCCAACAACATTCAGCAAGGGATGCTCAAgatactttctttttgaaagttcCTGCTTCTACTGATAAATTGCCAGATCCCGAATATGTTGCTCGAGTAAAGGCCACTCACGAAAACGGTGGTGAGACTAAGGGCATTGGATACCGTGCTCCCTTTTCCTTGGAGGAAACTCGTAAACTAGTTCTTCGTACTCATACTACTGCTGTCTCGGCGAATATGTTGTACAAACTTGCCCAAAATGGCTTTCACCCTGCTAAATACTTCTCAATTGATCGGGTCTTCCGCAATGAAACCGTTGACGCAACTCATCTTGCCGAATTTCATCAAGTCGAAGGCGTAATCTGCGATAGAAATATTACCCTCGGTGATTTGATCGGTTTCCTTGAGGTGTTCTTTGGAAAAATGAACGTTAAAAATTTGCGCTTCAAACCTGCTTATAATCCTTATACTGAACCTTCATTGGAAGTCTTTTCCTACCACGAAAAGCTTGGTAAGTGGGTTGAAGTCGGAAACAGCGGCATGTTCCGTCCGGAGATGTTAGAGCCTATGGGATTACCTAAAGATGTTCGTTGTTTAGGTTTTGGTCTTTCTTTAGAGCGCCCCACTATGATCAAATATGGTGTGGCCGACATTAGACAATTGATTGGTCCTAAGGTTAACTTGGACCTAATTGAGGCTAGCCCTGCAGTTCGTTTAGACAAAGAGGAATAA
- the spa2 gene encoding GTPase-activating protein: protein MQSIIIRQYRFLARYLEPEFVKDPALRNANARPREKLQRLSHIQFSELLTDVADELQRRINNDPKVRFLPPVDSYHPKRNHARQKLSSLAPTRLRDLCMDVFFEVQSRYSGALKEVSSNTPPNMTRAASQPPPQVQRLPASAPKHDLYSSANASSASLHPTEQRTTSSPTIPSYANRTHTDSPTSLSHRLPNVPDTNALNTVQANNSSTSSLSQGAQTGIDSSSNYLSRIEMLESSLAKSNSLLDSSKSEMEALKAKSISDATKHKNEIFQLEEKLHEASHEAEISIKKLNDAENRIKELENNPTLSFNPELEKNLKLMQELIVAESSKTQHIVELESCIDSLKAETERWKKVAINAKSAKIDEDIRLFTMTTVPMKSIRELISPNGFLDEQLYIRYFVEMNVFVASLRRDSPSQWMSTAKDIALTLEAIVSSLREKSLLEELPDLGKKVDDLCSFTNSLMEQVRLAVINGALLPIYHVDASACSISISLMDIAKTYGLTNTGKSSLSVGRNSLHPVDDLKALSVAKTLLSEKSKQFSETNQKLLDAISSDSSSSTIQQRVHEDINVIRDTLFDVSSPLELMRDRAAYAVIHNALQEMRRYCMQLIEQEGHGENFGFTDNNSVPPLTDLAFSAAKCFKDILRAIEDAEFSVQRTQFSTR from the exons ATGCAAAGTATTATTATTCGTCAATATCGGTTTTTAGCTCGTTACTTAGAGCCTGAATTTGTTAAAG ACCCAGCCCTAAGGAACGCCAATGCGAGGCCACGTGAAAAGCTTCAGCGTTTGTCTCATATTCAGTTCAGTGAACTTTTAACAGACGTTGCTGATGAACTACAGCGTAGGATCAACAATGATCCCAAAG TCAGATTCTTACCTCCTGTTGATTCTTATCATCCCAAGCGGAATCATGCTCGACAAAAACTTTCTAGTCTTGCTCCTACAAGGCTTCGGGATCTTTGTATGGATGTGTTTTTTGAAGTTCAATCAAGATATAGTGGTGCTTTAAAAGaagtttcttcaaatacACCACCAAACATGACTAGAGCTGCTTCTCAGCCTCCTCCTCAGGTGCAACGTTTACCTGCTTCCGCTCCCAAGCACGATCTGTATAGCAGTGCCAACGCCTCTTCCGCTTCCCTTCATCCAACTGAACAAAGAACCACAAGCTCTCCCACTATACCAAGTTATGCTAATAGAACGCATACTGATTCTCCTACTTCCTTGTCTCATCGTCTACCGAATGTTCCAGATACCAATGCTTTAAATACTGTTCAAGCAAATAATTCCTCTACCTCGTCATTGAGCCAGGGTGCTCAGACGGGAATTGATTCTTCGTCAAATTACTTGAGTAGAATTGAGATGTTGGAAAGTAGTTTGGCAAAATCGAACTCTTTGCTTGACAGCTCAAAATCTGAAATGGAGGCTTTAAAAGCCAAAAGCATTTCTGATGCTACGAAACATAAGAATGAAATCTTTCAATTGGAGGAAAAGCTTCATGAGGCATCCCATGAGGctgaaatttcaataaaaaagctAAACGATGCTGAAAATCGAATAAAAGAGCTCGAAAACAACCCAACGCTTAGTTTTAATCCTGAGTTGGAAAAAAACCTAAAGCTAATGCAAGAATTGATTGTTGCCGAATCTTCAAAAACCCAGCACATTGTCGAATTGGAAAGCTGTATTGACTCCTTGAAGGCCGAAACGGAACGCTGGAAAAAGGTTGCTATCAACGCGAAGTCCGCAAAAATTGACGAAGATATAAGATTGTTTACCATGACTACTGTTCCAATGAAGTCTATTCGGGAACTGATTTCACCCAATGGATTTTTAGATGAACAGCTTTATATTCGTTATTTCGTTGAAATGAATGTCTTTGTGGCATCTTTAAGAAGGGATAGCCCTTCTCAGTGGATGTCTACTGCTAAGGATATTGCTTTGACTTTGGAAGCCATTGTTTCCAGTTTGCGGGAGAAGTCGCTTTTAGAAGAGCTTCCCGATTTAGGAAAAAAGGTTGATGATTTATGTTCGTTCACAAATAGTTTAATGGAGCAAGTAAGACTCGCTGTAATAAATGGTGCCTTACTTCCCATTTATCACGTCGATGCTTCTGCTTGCTCTATAAGTATCAGTCTTATGGACATTGCAAAAACCTATGGACTTACCAACACGGGAAAATCTTCTCTTTCGGTCGGAAGAAATTCACTTCATCCGGTTGACGATTTGAAGGCATTATCTGTTGCAAAAACCTTGCTTTCCGAAAAATCTAAACAATTTAGTGAGACCaatcaaaagcttttggaTGCTATTAGCAGTGATAGTTCTTCGTCTACCATCCAGCAAAGAGTTCATGAAGACATCAACGTTATACGTGACACACTTTTTGATGTATCTTCACCGTTAGAACTTATGCGGGATCGTGCCGCGTACGCGGTAATTCATAACGCTCTTCAGGAAATGCGAAGATATTGCATGCAGTTAATTGAGCAAGAAGGACATGGTGAAAACTTTGGATTTACAGACAACAACTCCGTACCCCCTCTGACTGATCTCGCCTTTTCTGCGGCCAAATGCTTTAAAGATATTTTACGGGCTATCGAAGATGCGGAATTTAGCGTCCAGCGGACACAATTCTCCACCCGTTAA
- the ssu72 gene encoding RNA polymerase II CTD phosphatase Ssu72, translated as MAPKTNLQISVICASNQNRSMEAHNVLKNAGYQVDSFGTGSAVRLPGPSIDKPNIYQFGYPYDEIYKELEAQDSRLYTANGLLKMLDRNRRIKRAPCRWQDQDSIYNIVITCEERCYDAICEDLYRRGETLNRPVYLINVDIKDNHEEASVGGKAILDLVNKLTEAQDKLEELFPSIMADFQSNHPKLPVLYTIHFF; from the exons ATGGCTCCCAAAACCAACCTCCAGATCAGTGTAATTTGTGCTTCGAACCAAAATCGAAGTATGGAAGCTCACAACGTCTTAAA GAATGCTGGATACCAAGTTGATTCGTTCGGAACAGGTTCAGCTGTACGGTTGCCGGGTCCCAGTATTGACAAACCTAACATTTATCAATTTGGGTATCCATATGatgaaatttataaagAGCTCGAGGCCCAGGATTCCCGGCTATACACGGCCAATGGATTGCTTAAAATGCTTGACCGAAATCGCCGTATAAAGCGCGCTCCTTGTCGGTGGCAGGACCAAGATTCCATATACAACATTGTAATAACCTGCGAAGAAAGATGTTATGATGCCATTTGTGAGGATCTGTATCGTCGAGGTGAAACATTGAATCGACCTGTGTACTTAATAAACGTTGACATTAAAGATAACCATGAGGAGGCCAGCGTAGGTGGAAAGGCCATTCTCGATTTAGTCAACAAATTAACCGAGGCACAGGATAAATTGGAAGAGCTGTTCCCTTCTATAATGGCCGACTTTCAATCTAACCATCCTAAACTTCCTGTATTGTATactattcattttttttaa
- the rpl2301 gene encoding 60S ribosomal protein L23, with amino-acid sequence MSRGRGAASGTKYRMTLGLPVQAIMNCADNSGAKNLYIVSVFGTGARLNRLPAASCGDMVLATVKKGKPDLRKKIMPAIVVRQRKAWRRKDGVYLYFEDNAGVIVNPKGEMKGSAITGPVAKECADLWPRIASNAGTVV; translated from the exons ATGTCTCGTGGACGCGGTGCAGCTTCCGGTACTAAGTACAGGATGACCTTGGGTCTTCCTGTTCAAGCCATCATGAATTGTGCTGACAACTCTGGTGCTAAGAACCTTTATATCGTGTCTGTCTTCGGCACTGGTGCACGTCTTAATCGTCTACCAGCTGCAAGCTGTGGTG ATATGGTCCTTGCTACTGTGAAGAAGGGTAAACCCGACTTGCGTAAGAAGATCATGCCTGCTATTGTTGTTCGCCAGCGTAAGGCTTGGCGCCGCAAGGATGGTGTCTATCTTTACTTTGAGGACAATGCCGGTGTTATTGTCAACCCTAAGGGTGAAATGAAGGGTTCTGCAATCACTGGTCCCGTTGCTAAGGAGTGTGCTGACCTTTGGCCTCGTATTGCCTCTAATGCCGGTACTGTAgtttaa
- the oar2 gene encoding 3-oxoacyl-[acyl-carrier-protein] reductase Oar2, with amino-acid sequence MRKVLITGGSSGLGKRIAQIWSQKGHQCHIVGRNEFHLKETLQSLSVAKGQQHTLTIADVQSDMKNLKSIFESVEIDTVVHAAGVLQSSLCVRTSEKEIDSIICTNLVSAIKLSKMAILEWFRNKNSERDRLILNISSRLSTYALPGTSVYAASKAGLESFTKVLAAEVASKGIRVNAISPGYVDTPMLSSQIRAIAEKKVPIGRLASTDEIVDACTFLLDNRYTTGTILPITGGL; translated from the coding sequence ATGCGAAAAGTTCTAATAACTGGAGGTAGCAGTGGATTAGGTAAGAGAATCGCACAAATTTGGAGCCAAAAAGGTCATCAATGTCATATAGTGGGGAGAAAtgaatttcatttaaaggAAACTTTACAGTCGCTATCAGTAGCTAAAGGACAGCAACATACATTGACGATTGCAGATGTCCAAAGTgatatgaaaaatttaaagagtATATTTGAAAGTGTTGAGATTGACACTGTGGTTCACGCGGCCGGCGTTCTTCAATCAAGCCTGTGTGTTCGCACCAgcgaaaaagaaattgatagCATCATATGTACAAATTTAGTGTCTGCAATCaagctttcaaaaatggcCATTTTAGAATGGTTTCGAAACAAAAATAGCGAACGAGATCGACTAATTCTAAATATATCATCTAGGCTTAGCACTTATGCATTACCCGGAACAAGTGTTTACGCGGCCTCTAAGGCAGGTTTAGAATCCTTTACTAAAGTGTTGGCAGCAGAAGTTGCTTCTAAGGGAATTCGTGTAAATGCAATTTCACCAGGTTATGTGGACACACCGATGCTATCTAGCCAAATTCGAGCTAtagcagaaaaaaaagtaccGATAGGTAGATTAGCATCAACAGATGAAATAGTAGATGCATGTACGTTTCTATTAGACAATCGATATACCACGGGAACAATTTTACCTATTACTGGTGGACTTTAG
- the nsk1 gene encoding Clp1-interacting, microtubule plus-end binding Nsk1, with protein sequence MAYKLSLSAVEPLLIFPAAPFSTKKEKSTFQNNLISSDVFSSALKPLSPLKSLVADFSTHSNPSKDNQLISPPKINHREFLNEEKESDTQTRYLKQLINICNSPSKNHETSLSPSKSTIDNNERKLDNEIDNYKHDVKYSPYKGQGKTSNPSQGTTKCPGIFEEDNFFSVSPKRRKNLFEKYGKTDLGKPARVPSPKKSLSSTIKSPPSRVKLPTSILSKSPPLKVPNKNRSSTFSPLRTPTSSSKTFVIVDHSTPSPPSIRTKLEAFAPNSTFATQKRLRRLATLESSPALRSTLKSLQSKSSPVKLLKLKEEKAKIKNQLFKSEEEKDPVGKQKLPLESSLSPLDHSSAEKEMQKAPAKNKRRRTGSLETGLYPKESPTPSKKRSKRVLWSLKHIVSPGNREKHSLNSTPESIMKKDTKWPQNLAKNNINSEPNTPTKSNIDTGKAHSARAHKTRKNIQS encoded by the coding sequence ATGGCTTACAAACTTTCTCTTTCAGCTGTTGAAcctcttttaattttcccTGCTGCTCCTTTTTCgacaaagaaagaaaaatcaacatttcaaaataatcTTATATCCAGTGATGTCTTTTCTTCAGCATTGAAACCTCTGTCGCCCTTAAAATCGCTAGTAGCTGACTTTTCTACTCACTCAAACCCTTCAAAGGATAATCAGCTTATTTCACCTCCAAAAATTAACCACAgggaatttttaaatgaagaaaaagaaagcgaTACCCAAACTCGTTACTTGAAACAACTTATCAACATCTGTAACAGTCCCTCAAAGAACCACGAAACGTCCTTGTCTCCCAGCAAGAGTACTATCGataataatgaaagaaagCTCGATAATGAAATAGATAATTACAAGCACGATGTCAAATATTCACCATATAAAGGCCAAGGAAAAACCTCAAATCCTTCGCAAGGCACTACAAAATGCCCAGGTATATTTGAAGAGGACAACTTTTTCAGTGTCTCACCTaaacgaagaaaaaatttgtttgaaaaatatggaaaaaCAGATCTTGGAAAACCGGCCCGTGTGCCGAGTCCTAAGAAATCGTTGTCATCAACTATAAAGTCTCCACCTTCCCGTGTTAAATTACCCACCTCCATCTTAAGTAAGTCTCCTCCTCTCAAAGTTCCTAATAAAAACCGATCATCGACATTTTCTCCATTAAGAACCCCTACATCAAGTTCGAAGACATTCGTAATTGTCGACCACTCAACTCCATCTCCACCTTCCATTAGGACCAAGTTAGAAGCTTTTGCACCAAATTCTACATTTGCAACTCAAAAGAGACTACGAAGATTAGCTACACTTGAATCAAGCCCAGCTCTCCGGTCCACTTTGAAATCTCTGCAGAGTAAATCAAGTCCTGTCAAATTACTAAAACTGAAAGAAGAGAAggcaaaaatcaaaaatcaaCTCTTCAaatctgaagaagaaaaagaccCTGTaggtaaacaaaagttacCTTTAGAATCTTCATTAAGTCCGTTAGACCACTCTTCTGCTGAAAAGGAAATGCAAAAAGCCCCTgcgaaaaataaaaggagAAGGACTGGCTCTTTAGAAACCGGCCTCTATCCAAAGGAATCACCTACACCGTCTAAGAAAAGATCTAAGCGTGTCCTATGGTCCTTGAAACACATCGTGAGCCCTGGTAATAGAGAGAAGCATTCGTTAAACAGTACTCCGGAATCaattatgaaaaaggaTACCAAATGGCCACAAAACCTTGCAAAGAATAACATTAATTCAGAGCCGAATACCCCAACTAAGTCGAATATTGATACTGGGAAAGCTCACAGTGCACGAGCTCATAAAACTCGAAAAAACATTCAAAGTTAA
- the sod2 gene encoding manganese superoxide dismutase encodes MLRFLSKNSVAAIRNVSIARGVHTKATLPPLPYAYNALEPALSETIMKLHHDKHHQTYVNNLNAAQEKLADPNLDLEGEVALQAAIKFNGGGHINHSLFWKILAPQKEGGGKPVTSGSLHKAITSKWGSLEDFQKEMNAALASIQGSGWAWLIVDKDGSLRITTTANQDTIVKSKPIIGIDAWEHAYYPQYENRKAEYFKAIWNVINWKEAESRYSNR; translated from the exons ATGCTTCGCTTTTTGTCTAAGAACTCTGTAGCCGCTATTAGGAACGTCTCAATTGCCAGGGGAGTTCATACTAAGGCTACTCTTCCCCCTTTACCTTATGCTTACAAT GCACTTGAACCTGCTTTGTCGGAAACGATTATGAAGTTACATCATGACAAGCATCACCAAACATATGTTAACAACTTGAATGCCGCTCAGGAGAAGCTGGCCGATCCCAACCTCGATTTGGAGGGAGAGGTTGCCCTTCAAGCTGCTATTAAATTCAATGGCGGTGGTCACATCAATCATTCTCTCTTTTGGAAGATTTTAGCACCTCAAAAGGAAGGTGGTGGCAAACCCGTCACCTCTGGATCTTTACATAAGGCTATAACCTCTAAATGGGGTTCTTTGGAGGATTTCCAGAAGGAAATGAATGCCGCCTTAGCTAGCATCCAAGGTAGTGGTTGGGCATGGCTAATCGTGGATAAAGACGGTAGTCTCCGTATTACTACTACTGCTAACCAAGACACGATTGTCAAGTCCAAGCCCATTATTGGAATTGATGCTTGGGAACATGCCTACTATCCTCAATACGAGAATCGTAAGGCCGAATACTTTAAAGCTATTTGGAATGTGATTAATTGGAAAGAGGCCGAGTCTCGTTATTCCAACCGTTAA